A single genomic interval of Cupriavidus necator harbors:
- a CDS encoding MBL fold metallo-hydrolase, with product MKQQSVVCHATLHPGRPPGLRQAVLRAAIAVTMGAAVLPAIATAQTATPPAQQKTQVPGYYRMMVGQLEVTALYDGYIDLDPKILRYTSAREVQSLLARMFVESTPGMQTAVNAYLIHTGSHLVLVDTGAAACFGPTLGRIGENLRAAGYAPEQIDTVLLTHLHGDHACGLAANGKAAFPNATVYVDKADADYWLSEANAAAAPKEAQGLFAMARAAVAPYQAAQRFRPFNGGAGVEPVSGVRAVPANGHTPGHSGYLFTSGKDSLLLWGDIVHSHAVQFRRPQVAIEFDVDSKQAVITRQRILADAAKGRLWVGGAHMPFPGLGHVRRDAAGYAWVPAEFGPIRNDR from the coding sequence ATGAAGCAGCAGTCCGTGGTGTGCCATGCAACCTTACATCCCGGCCGTCCCCCGGGGCTGCGCCAGGCCGTATTGCGTGCCGCCATCGCCGTCACCATGGGGGCCGCCGTGCTTCCCGCCATCGCCACTGCGCAGACCGCCACGCCGCCGGCGCAGCAGAAGACCCAGGTGCCGGGCTACTACCGCATGATGGTCGGCCAGCTCGAGGTCACGGCGCTCTATGACGGCTACATCGACCTGGACCCGAAGATCCTCAGGTACACCAGCGCGCGCGAGGTGCAGAGCCTGCTGGCGCGGATGTTCGTCGAATCGACGCCAGGCATGCAGACCGCGGTCAACGCCTACCTGATCCATACCGGCAGCCACCTGGTGCTGGTCGATACGGGCGCGGCAGCCTGCTTCGGGCCCACGCTCGGGCGCATCGGCGAAAACCTGCGCGCGGCGGGCTACGCGCCGGAACAGATCGACACCGTGCTGCTGACCCACCTGCACGGCGACCACGCCTGCGGCCTGGCCGCCAACGGCAAGGCGGCCTTCCCGAACGCAACCGTCTATGTCGACAAGGCCGATGCCGACTACTGGCTCAGCGAGGCCAATGCCGCCGCCGCGCCGAAGGAGGCGCAGGGCCTGTTCGCCATGGCGCGCGCCGCGGTCGCGCCGTACCAGGCGGCGCAGCGCTTCCGGCCCTTCAACGGCGGCGCCGGTGTCGAGCCCGTTTCCGGTGTGCGCGCGGTGCCGGCCAATGGCCATACTCCGGGCCACAGTGGCTACCTGTTCACCTCGGGCAAGGACAGCCTGCTGCTGTGGGGCGACATCGTGCACAGCCATGCGGTGCAGTTCCGCCGCCCGCAAGTGGCGATCGAGTTTGACGTGGACAGCAAACAGGCCGTGATCACGCGCCAGCGCATCCTGGCCGATGCCGCCAAGGGCCGGCTGTGGGTGGGGGGCGCGCATATGCCTTTCCCGGGCCTTGGCCATGTGCGCCGCGATGCGGCCGGGTATGCATGGGTGCCGGCCGAGTTCGGTCCAATCCGCAACGACCGCTAG
- a CDS encoding NADPH-dependent F420 reductase yields the protein MNAKASRFDPARRRWLGAGAAALVLAVPLPRAARAQPGPAASREATAQRIGVIGSGRIGGTVGGLWVKAGHPVLFSSRHPEALKPLVEELGTLARAGTVAEAIAFSDVLFLATPYGALPQLSRDHADAWRGKIVLDATNAYEHRDGPITEEARRDGIGITTARYLRGARVVRAFNFMGAAQFASEHHRAGGLVAVPIAGDDKAALDVAAQLVRDAGFEPVVVGPLASADRFAPGGPLFRQVGTAEEFRRKMGAR from the coding sequence ATGAACGCCAAGGCATCCCGCTTCGATCCTGCCCGCCGCCGCTGGCTTGGTGCCGGCGCCGCGGCCCTGGTGCTGGCCGTGCCCCTGCCGCGCGCCGCGCGCGCCCAGCCTGGGCCGGCGGCCAGCCGCGAGGCCACCGCGCAGCGCATCGGCGTGATCGGCTCGGGCCGCATCGGCGGCACGGTGGGCGGGCTGTGGGTCAAGGCCGGACACCCGGTCCTGTTCTCGTCGCGGCACCCGGAGGCACTCAAGCCGCTGGTGGAAGAATTGGGTACGCTGGCGCGCGCCGGCACCGTGGCCGAGGCGATTGCGTTCTCTGACGTGCTGTTCCTGGCCACGCCCTACGGCGCGCTGCCGCAGCTCAGCCGCGACCATGCCGATGCCTGGCGCGGCAAGATCGTGCTCGATGCCACCAATGCCTATGAGCACCGCGATGGCCCGATCACCGAGGAGGCCAGGCGTGACGGCATCGGCATCACCACCGCGCGCTACCTGCGCGGCGCGCGCGTGGTGCGGGCCTTCAACTTCATGGGGGCGGCACAGTTTGCCAGCGAGCACCACCGGGCGGGCGGCCTGGTGGCGGTGCCCATTGCCGGCGACGACAAGGCCGCGCTCGATGTGGCCGCGCAGCTGGTGCGCGATGCGGGATTCGAACCGGTGGTGGTGGGGCCGCTGGCGAGCGCGGATCGCTTCGCACCGGGCGGGCCGCTGTTCCGGCAGGTGGGTACGGCCGAAGAGTTCCGGCGCAAGATGGGCGCCCGCTGA
- a CDS encoding Bug family tripartite tricarboxylate transporter substrate binding protein: MYPFLKPLAVAALALILPAGQAWAEFPDKPIRFVVPFAAGSATDQLARAIGQAITVDSKVTVVVDNKPGANGFIAASDVAKAAPDGYTVLISTNTTHAANEHLFKKLPYDPVKDYAPITALGRGGQIMVVNPQVPAKTVGEFIALAKQQPGKLSFGSGSSSSRIAGELFQQMAHVELLHVPYKSNPLAITDLLGNQIQMMITDTATGLPQVKSGKLRALGVSGKTRSPLAPDVPTIDEAGVKGYEMSYWFAAYAPAGTPQPVVAKLNAMMVKAARGDSAAGFYKSTGTEVFTSTPAELAKFQLQESGKWGRIIKAANIQPE; encoded by the coding sequence ATGTACCCATTTCTCAAGCCACTGGCCGTCGCCGCACTTGCGCTGATCCTGCCCGCGGGGCAGGCCTGGGCCGAGTTCCCGGACAAGCCGATCCGCTTCGTGGTGCCGTTCGCCGCCGGCAGCGCCACCGACCAGCTGGCGCGTGCCATTGGCCAGGCCATCACCGTGGACAGCAAGGTCACCGTGGTGGTCGACAACAAGCCGGGCGCGAATGGCTTCATCGCCGCGTCGGACGTGGCCAAGGCCGCGCCGGACGGCTACACCGTGCTGATCAGCACCAACACCACGCATGCGGCCAACGAGCACCTGTTCAAGAAGCTGCCCTACGACCCGGTCAAGGACTACGCGCCGATCACCGCGCTGGGCCGCGGCGGCCAGATCATGGTGGTCAACCCGCAGGTGCCGGCCAAGACCGTGGGCGAGTTCATCGCGCTGGCAAAACAGCAGCCGGGCAAGCTCAGCTTCGGCAGCGGCAGCTCGTCGTCGCGCATTGCCGGCGAGCTGTTCCAGCAGATGGCGCATGTGGAGTTGCTGCACGTGCCGTACAAGAGCAACCCGCTGGCCATCACCGACCTGCTCGGCAACCAGATCCAGATGATGATCACGGACACGGCCACCGGCCTGCCGCAGGTCAAGAGCGGCAAGCTGCGCGCGCTGGGAGTGTCGGGCAAGACGCGCTCGCCGCTGGCGCCGGACGTGCCCACCATCGACGAAGCCGGCGTCAAGGGCTACGAGATGAGCTACTGGTTCGCGGCCTATGCGCCCGCCGGCACGCCGCAGCCGGTGGTGGCGAAGCTCAATGCGATGATGGTCAAGGCCGCGCGCGGCGATAGCGCGGCTGGCTTCTACAAGTCGACCGGCACTGAGGTGTTCACCAGCACGCCCGCGGAGCTGGCGAAGTTCCAGTTGCAAGAGTCCGGCAAGTGGGGACGCATCATCAAGGCGGCGAATATCCAGCCGGAGTAA